A window of Castanea sativa cultivar Marrone di Chiusa Pesio chromosome 1, ASM4071231v1 contains these coding sequences:
- the LOC142611930 gene encoding cystathionine gamma-synthase 1, chloroplastic: MAVSSCPRVFPSFFECRSDPESSGSPKTSGGWQRKPSQSRFFGSQLNSASAQGAILRFPPNFVRQLSTKARRNCSNIGVAQIVAASWSNNSNPSSPPPAAASSSAAAAATAATEPIAPIGDDVALVGKEVDLNANLNLELPLETEDKEEALPIPKPSIFSCDGSLAIHAGERFGRGIVTDAITTPVVNTSAYFFKKTSELIDFKEKRKASFEYGRYGNPTTVVLEEKISALEGAESTMITSSGMNISTVMLMALVPAGGHLVTTTDCYRKTRIFIENFLPKMGIKATVIDPADVGALESALNENNVSLFFTESPTNPFLRCVDIKLVSELCHKKGALVCIDGTFATPLNQKALALGADLVLHSATKYLGGHNDVLGGCLSGSEKLVTEVRTLHHVLGGALNPNAAYLILRGMKTLHLRVQQQNSTALRMAKLLEAHPKVAHVYYPGLPSHPEHELAMRQMTGFGGVVSFEVDGDLNTTIQFVDSLNIPYIAPSFGGCESIVDQPAIMSYWDLPQSERLKYGIKDNLVRFSFGVEDFEDLKADILQALEAI; the protein is encoded by the exons atggccGTGTCCTCGTGTCCCCGTGTTTTCCCTTCCTTCTTCGAGTGTCGCTCAGATCCCGAATCCTCTGGCTCGCCAAAAACCAGCGGAGGATGGCAGAGGAAGCCGAGCCAGAGCCGGTTCTTCGGCAGCCAGCTAAACTCGGCTTCGGCTCAAGGAGCGATCCTTCGTTTTCCTCCCAACTTCGTGCGCCAGCTCAGCACCAAGGCTCGCCGGAATTGTAGCAACATCGGCGTCGCTCAGATCGTCGCGGCTTCTTGGTCCAACAACTCCAACCCCTCTTCCCCTCCCCCGGCGGCGGCCTCTTCTTcagccgccgccgccgccaccgCCGCCACCGAGCCGATCGCTCCGATCGGTGACGACGTGGCCTTGGTTGGCAAGGAAGTAGATCTGAATGCCAATCTGAATTTGGAATTACCGTTGGAGACTGAAGACAAGGAAGAGGCTTTGCCTATTCCAAAGCCCTCCATCTTTAGCTGCGATGGTAGCCTTGCCATTCATGCCG GGGAGAGATTTGGACGCGGAATAGTGACTGATGCAATTACAACTCCTGTGGTTAATACTTCTGCTTACTTCTTTAAGAAGACTTCTGAGCTCATTGATTTCAAG GAGAAACGCAAGGCAAGTTTTGAATATGGGCGGTATGGAAATCCGACCACGGTTGTTCTTGAGGAGAAGATAAG TGCGCTCGAGGGGGCTGAATCAACCATGATAACGTCATCTGGAATGAACATTAGCACGGTCATGTTGATGGCACTGGTTCCTGCTGGTGGACATCTTGTTACAACGACAGATTGTTATAGGAAGACTAGGATCTTCATTGAGAACTTTCTTCCCAAAATGGGGATCAAG GCCACAGTCATTGACCCTGCAGATGTTGGAGCCTTGGAATCTGCACTGAATGAGAACAAT GTTTCTCTTTTCTTCACAGAGTCGCCTACCAATCCTTTCCTCAGATGTGTTGACATTAAGCTGGTTTCAGAGCTTTGCCACAAGAAAGGAGCATTGGTCTGTATAGACGGTACCTTTGCAACACCGCTCAACCAAAAGGCCTTGGCCCTAGGGGCCGATCTTGTTCTGCACTCTGCAACAAAATACCTTGGGGGCCACAATGAT GTACTTGGGGGTTGCCTTAGTGGTTCTGAGAAGTTGGTCACAGAAGTTCGTACTTTGCATCATGTTTTGGGTGGTGCTCTCAACCCG AATGCCGCATACCTGATCCTCCGAGGCATGAAGACACTGCATCTTCGTGTACAGCAGCAGAATTCAACAGCGCTACGGATGGCCAAGCTTTTAGAGGCACATCCTAAG GTAGCACATGTCTATTATCCTGGGTTGCCAAGTCATCCTGAGCATGAACTTGCCATGCGGCAGATGACTGGTTTTGGTGGTGTGGTCAGTTTTGAG GTTGATGGAGACCTAAACACCACCATACAATTCGTTGACTCACTGAATATCCCATATATTGCCCCATCCTTTGGTGGCTGTGAGAGCATTGTGGATCAGCCAGCAATTATGTCTTACTG ggaTCTACCTCAGTCAGAAAGGCTCAAGTATGGGATTAAGGATAACCTGGTTCGATTTAGCTTTGGGGTTGAGGACTTTGAAGATTTGAAGGCTGACATACTTCAGGCTTTGGAAGCCATATAG
- the LOC142605600 gene encoding SPX domain-containing protein 4: MKFGKEFKTHLEETLPEWRDKFLCYKHLKKLLKHFPNPTPDFNLHQNYHHDDDDDNNNNNNNINSMDGLNNHLPTLVDLQEWFIKILNEELEKFNDFYVDKEEEFVIRFQELKERIERLKEKSSKGGVFTSESEFSEEMMEIRKDFVTIHGEMVLLKNYSSLNFAGLVKILKKYEKRTGGLLRLPFAQLAVRQPFFTTEHITRLVHECEANLELLFPLEAEIIESNPSTQDQSNPPPCNATKNLSETSSTLGGETVYLYRSTHAAMRAIQALQKASSTSNPLSFSAFLRNQDEEGTGVVTAENSAANSSASLPNDEEDDQYDSHSV; the protein is encoded by the exons ATGAAATTTGGGAAAGAATTCAAGACCCACCTGGAGGAAACTCTTCCAGAGTGGAGGGACAAGTTTTTGTGCTATAAGCACCTCAAGAAGCTCCTCAAGCACTTTCCAAATCCCACCCCAGATTTCAATCTTCATCAAAATTATCaccatgatgatgatgatgataacaataataataataataatattaatagtaTGGATGGCCTTAATAACCACCTCCCAACCTTGGTGGACCTCCAGGAATGGTTTATCAAGATTCTCAATGAAGAGCTTGAAAAGTTCAACGATTTCTATGTTGATAAAGAGGAAGAGTTTGTCATCCGCTTTCAG GAACTGAAGGAAAGAATAGAGCGACTTAAGGAGAAGAGCAGCAAAGGCGGAGTTTTTACATCAGAGAGTGAATTTAGTGAAGAAATGATGGAGATTCGGAAGGACTTCGTAACCATTCATGGGGAAATGGTGCttctaaaaaattatagctCCTTAAATTTTGCAG GGCTAGTTAAGATTTTGAAGAAGTATGAGAAACGAACTGGGGGCCTGTTACGTCTACCTTTTGCCCAACTTGCCGTTCGTCAACCTTTCTTTACTACAGAACATATTACAAGATTAGTCCATGAGTGTGAGGCAAATCTTGAGCTCCTATTCCCATTGGAAGCGGAAATTATTGAATCTAATCCTAGTACACAAGACCaatcaaacccaccaccatgTAATGCAACAAAAAACTTATCTGAGACATCCTCAACTCTTGGAGGGGAAACTGTGTATCTATATCGTAGCACACATGCTGCAATGAGAGCCATACAAGCCCTTCAAAAAGCAAGCTCCACCAGCAATCCATTGTCATTCTCAGCCTTCTTGAGAAACCAGGATGAAGAGGGTACAGGTGTGGTAACTGCTGAAAACTCTGCTGCAAACTCATCAGCCTCCTTGCCGAATGATGAGGAGGATGATCAATATGATTCCCATTCTGTGTAA
- the LOC142611955 gene encoding phosphate transporter PHO1 homolog 3-like isoform X1, with protein sequence MKFGKEFASQMVQEWQEAYMDYNYLKTVLKDILQFKKRNPSTPKASTSRGSLQRRVSLYRAFSGLTSRHRSSPKKNEDEVILVNAVVQQQEESSERHYQTMFLMSSEIGGEYELVFFRRLDDEFNKVINFYRKKVEAVMEEANELTKQMDVLIALRIKVDDPVMEFNGSDPRNISSNGASSPSATAAHSINGRKPGLSHMDAIQEVEMSSEGHLEDEEKQEDHIEKACEHSKSKGNKEEIKGFRPASLDILNHVKINVTPETPVSTLKGILMSSNSDFSFSRKELRKAEQQMTQAFIEFYQKLRLLKSYCFLNQLAFSKIMKKYDKITSRNASKTYMEMVDNSYIGSSDEVTRLMERVEVTFIKHFANGNHRKGMDTLRPKARRERHRITFSLGFFSGCSLALVIAIIVLVHARDIMKNEGRTQYMENMFPLYSLFGFIVLHMLMHSANLYFWRRYRINYAFIFGFKQGRDLGYREVFLLSSGLAVLALAGVISNLDMEMDPRTKSFRALTELVPLGLLTAVLLIILCPINIIFRSSRFFLIQSTLHCLCAPLYKVTFPDFFLADQLTSQVQAFRSLEFYVCYYGWGDFKRRSNNCKESGVFQTFYFIVAIIPYSIRFLQSLRRFVEEKDAMQGLNGLKIFLILIAVAMRTTYDLKRVMTWRIIAAVSSGVATVAATYWDIVIDWGLLRRNSKNPWLRDKILVSNRSVYFVAMVLNVLLRLAWMQSVLDFTETPFLHRQALVAIVACLEIIRRGIWNFFRLENEHLNNVGKYRAFKSVPLPFYYDDDEDKDI encoded by the exons atgaagtttGGAAAGGAGTTTGCGTCACAGATGGTGCAGGAATGGCAAGAAGCATACATGGACTACAACTATCTCAAAACAGTCTTGAAAGATATCCTGCAGTTCAAAAAGAGAAACCCATCAACACCAAAGGCATCAACCTCACGAGGGTCTTTGCAGAGAAGGGTGTCCCTCTATAGAGCTTTTAGTGGGCTTACTAGCCGGCACAGAAGCTCTCCCAAGAAGAACGAAGATGAAGTAATTCTAGTTAATGCAGTAGTGCAGCAGCAAGAGGAGTCGTCTGAAAGGCACTACCAAACCATGTTCCTTATGAGCTCGGAAATAGGGGGAGAGTATGAGCTTGTGTTTTTTAGGAGGCTTGATGATGAGTTTAATAAAGTCATCAACTTTTATAGGAAGAAGGTGGAGGCAGTGATGGAGGAGGCAAATGAATTGACCAAGCAGATGGATGTTTTGATTGCTCTACGAATAAAGGTAGATGATCCAGTGATGGAATTTAATGGATCTGATCCAAGAAATATTTCCAGCAACGGGGCATCCTCACCTTCAGCCACGGCTGCTCATTCCATAAATGGAAGAAAACCTG GACTGTCTCATATGGATGCGATTCAAGAAGTTGAGATGAGCAGTGAAGGACAtttagaagatgaagaaaaacaagaagacCATATAGAAAAGGCTTGTGAGCATAGCAAGTCCAAAGGAAACAAGGAGGAGATAAAGGGCTTTAGACCAGCTTCATTAGACATTTTGAATCATGTAAAGATCAATGTCACACCTGAAACTCCAGTGTCTACCTTGAAAGGCATCCTCATGAGTTCAAATTCAGACTTTTCATTCAGCAGGAAAGAGCTAAGGAAAGCAGAACAACAAATGACACAGGCTTTTATTGAATTCTACCAAAAGCTAAGACTTCTGAAAAGCTATTG CTTCTTGAATCAATTGGCTTTTTCAAAGATTATGAAGAAGTATGACAAG ATCACTTCAAGGAATGCGTCAAAGACATACATGGAGATGGTGGACAATTCTTATATTGGTAGCTCTGATGAG GTTACCAGGCTCATGGAAAGGGTAGAGGTTACCTTTATAAAGCACTTTGCAAATGGAAATCATAGAAAAGGAATGGACACATTAAGACCTAAAGCCAGAAGGGAAAGACATAGAATTACATTTTCCTTAG GTTTCTTCTCTGGCTGCTCACTTGCACTTGTAATAGCCATCATTGTGCTTGTACATGCAAGAGATATCATGAAGAACGAGGGGCGTACTCAGTATATGGAAAACATGTTTCCTCTTTACAG TTTGTTTGGATTTATTGTCCTACATATGCTCATGCACTCCGCAAACTTATACTTCTGGAGGCGTTATAGAATCAattatgcatttatttttggctttAAGCAAGGAAGAGATTTAGGTTACAGAGAAGTATTTCTTCTTAGTTCAGGTCTTGCTGTATTGGCATTGGCTGGAGTAATCTCAAATTTAGATATGGAGATGGACCCGAGAACTAAAAGTTTCAGAGCCTTAACTGAATTAGTTCCTTTAGGCCTACTTACT GCTGTGCTTCTTATAATATTGTGTCCTATCAATATCATTTTCCGTTCAAGTCGCTTCTTCCTCATCCAATCTACATTACACTGTCTTTGTGCTCCTCTTTACAAG GTTACCTTTCCAGATTTTTTCTTGGCAGACCAGCTGACTAGCCAG GTGCAAGCCTTCAgaagtttggaattttatgtTTGCTATTATGGTTGGGGTGACTTCAAAAGAAGATCAAATAATTGCAAAGAAAGTGGTGTTTTTCAAACTTTCTATTTCATTGTAGCAATCATTCCATATTCAATCCGTTTCCTTCAG AGCCTTCGGCGCTTCGTGGAGGAGAAAGATGCAATGCAAGGGCTTAATGGGTTGAAAATCTTCTTGATACTTATTGCAGTTGCAATGAGGACTACTTATGATTTAAAAAGGGTGATGACTTGGAGGATCATAGCTGCAGTCAGTTCAGGTGTTGCAACAGTGGCTGCTACATATTGGGACATTGTCATAGATTGGGGTCTTTTGCGAAGGAATTCCAAAAATCCATGGCTGAGAGATAAAATCCTTGTGTCAAACAGAAGTGTTTACTTTGTAGCTATG GTATTAAATGTATTACTCAGACTCGCTTGGATGCAGTCAGTCTTAGATTTTACAGAAACCCCTTTCTTGCATAGACAAGCCTTGGTTGCGATAGTAGCCTGCTTGGAGATCATTCGTCGTGGCATTTGGAATTTCTTCAG ATTGGAGAATGAACACTTAAACAATGTTGGGAAGTATCGGGCATTCAAGTCAGTACCACTACCTTTTTACTATGATGACGATGAAGACAAGGACATATAG
- the LOC142611955 gene encoding phosphate transporter PHO1 homolog 3-like isoform X2, translating into MKFGKEFASQMVQEWQEAYMDYNYLKTVLKDILQFKKRNPSTPKASTSRGSLQRRVSLYRAFSGLTSRHRSSPKKNEDEVILVNAVVQQQEESSERHYQTMFLMSSEIGGEYELVFFRRLDDEFNKVINFYRKKVEAVMEEANELTKQMDVLIALRIKVDDPVMEFNGSDPRNISSNGASSPSATAAHSINGRKPGLSHMDAIQEVEMSSEGHLEDEEKQEDHIEKACEHSKSKGNKEEIKGFRPASLDILNHVKINVTPETPVSTLKGILMSSNSDFSFSRKELRKAEQQMTQAFIEFYQKLRLLKSYCFLNQLAFSKIMKKYDKITSRNASKTYMEMVDNSYIGSSDEVTRLMERVEVTFIKHFANGNHRKGMDTLRPKARRERHRITFSLGFFSGCSLALVIAIIVLVHARDIMKNEGRTQYMENMFPLYSLFGFIVLHMLMHSANLYFWRRYRINYAFIFGFKQGRDLGYREVFLLSSGLAVLALAGVISNLDMEMDPRTKSFRALTELVPLGLLTAVLLIILCPINIIFRSSRFFLIQSTLHCLCAPLYKVTFPDFFLADQLTSQVQAFRSLEFYVCYYGWGDFKRRSNNCKESGVFQTFYFIVAIIPYSIRFLQLQ; encoded by the exons atgaagtttGGAAAGGAGTTTGCGTCACAGATGGTGCAGGAATGGCAAGAAGCATACATGGACTACAACTATCTCAAAACAGTCTTGAAAGATATCCTGCAGTTCAAAAAGAGAAACCCATCAACACCAAAGGCATCAACCTCACGAGGGTCTTTGCAGAGAAGGGTGTCCCTCTATAGAGCTTTTAGTGGGCTTACTAGCCGGCACAGAAGCTCTCCCAAGAAGAACGAAGATGAAGTAATTCTAGTTAATGCAGTAGTGCAGCAGCAAGAGGAGTCGTCTGAAAGGCACTACCAAACCATGTTCCTTATGAGCTCGGAAATAGGGGGAGAGTATGAGCTTGTGTTTTTTAGGAGGCTTGATGATGAGTTTAATAAAGTCATCAACTTTTATAGGAAGAAGGTGGAGGCAGTGATGGAGGAGGCAAATGAATTGACCAAGCAGATGGATGTTTTGATTGCTCTACGAATAAAGGTAGATGATCCAGTGATGGAATTTAATGGATCTGATCCAAGAAATATTTCCAGCAACGGGGCATCCTCACCTTCAGCCACGGCTGCTCATTCCATAAATGGAAGAAAACCTG GACTGTCTCATATGGATGCGATTCAAGAAGTTGAGATGAGCAGTGAAGGACAtttagaagatgaagaaaaacaagaagacCATATAGAAAAGGCTTGTGAGCATAGCAAGTCCAAAGGAAACAAGGAGGAGATAAAGGGCTTTAGACCAGCTTCATTAGACATTTTGAATCATGTAAAGATCAATGTCACACCTGAAACTCCAGTGTCTACCTTGAAAGGCATCCTCATGAGTTCAAATTCAGACTTTTCATTCAGCAGGAAAGAGCTAAGGAAAGCAGAACAACAAATGACACAGGCTTTTATTGAATTCTACCAAAAGCTAAGACTTCTGAAAAGCTATTG CTTCTTGAATCAATTGGCTTTTTCAAAGATTATGAAGAAGTATGACAAG ATCACTTCAAGGAATGCGTCAAAGACATACATGGAGATGGTGGACAATTCTTATATTGGTAGCTCTGATGAG GTTACCAGGCTCATGGAAAGGGTAGAGGTTACCTTTATAAAGCACTTTGCAAATGGAAATCATAGAAAAGGAATGGACACATTAAGACCTAAAGCCAGAAGGGAAAGACATAGAATTACATTTTCCTTAG GTTTCTTCTCTGGCTGCTCACTTGCACTTGTAATAGCCATCATTGTGCTTGTACATGCAAGAGATATCATGAAGAACGAGGGGCGTACTCAGTATATGGAAAACATGTTTCCTCTTTACAG TTTGTTTGGATTTATTGTCCTACATATGCTCATGCACTCCGCAAACTTATACTTCTGGAGGCGTTATAGAATCAattatgcatttatttttggctttAAGCAAGGAAGAGATTTAGGTTACAGAGAAGTATTTCTTCTTAGTTCAGGTCTTGCTGTATTGGCATTGGCTGGAGTAATCTCAAATTTAGATATGGAGATGGACCCGAGAACTAAAAGTTTCAGAGCCTTAACTGAATTAGTTCCTTTAGGCCTACTTACT GCTGTGCTTCTTATAATATTGTGTCCTATCAATATCATTTTCCGTTCAAGTCGCTTCTTCCTCATCCAATCTACATTACACTGTCTTTGTGCTCCTCTTTACAAG GTTACCTTTCCAGATTTTTTCTTGGCAGACCAGCTGACTAGCCAG GTGCAAGCCTTCAgaagtttggaattttatgtTTGCTATTATGGTTGGGGTGACTTCAAAAGAAGATCAAATAATTGCAAAGAAAGTGGTGTTTTTCAAACTTTCTATTTCATTGTAGCAATCATTCCATATTCAATCCGTTTCCTTCAG TTGCAATGA
- the LOC142611970 gene encoding transmembrane emp24 domain-containing protein p24delta7-like, producing MSGSLLLTINLLAILSLGVIFNVAHSLRYDLQSGTSKCISEEIKSNAMSVGKYTVISPNEGFPLPDSHRVTVRVNSPHGNNYHFGDHVESGNFAFTAAESGDYTACFWTPDHKVPVTVTIEFDWRTGVAAKDWSNVAKKGQVETMELELKKLYDTVTSIHDEMFYLREREEEMQQLNRSTNSKMATLSFVSLVICLSVAGLQFWHLKTFFERKKLL from the exons atgtctgGGTCGTTGTTACTAACAATTAATCTGCTTGCAATTCTAAGCCTGGGAGTAATTTTCAACGTGGCTCACTCACTGCGTTACGACCTTCAATCGGGCACCTCAAAATGCATATCGGAGGAAATAAAAAGCAACGCCATGTCTGTGGGCAAGTACACTGTTATCAGTCCCAACGAAGGCTTTCCTCTTCCTGATTCGCACAGAGTCACTGTCAGG GTGAATTCACCTCACGGGAACAATTATCACTTTGGGGATCATGTAGAATCGGGTAATTTTGCGTTCACTGCAGCCGAGTCTGGTGATTATACAGCTTGCTTTTGGACACCTGATCATAAGGTCCCAGTGACAGTGACGATTGAGTTTGATTGGAGAACTGGTGTTGCTGCAAAAGACTGGTCAAATGTTGCTAAGAAAGGGCAGGTTGAA ACGATGGAACTTGAGTTGAAGAAATTGTATGACACTGTCACATCCATTCATGACGAGATGTTTTATCTTCGTGAGAG GGAGGAAGAAATGCAACAGCTTAATAGATCAACTAACTCTAAAATGGCTACCTTAAGTTTCGTCTCCCTTGTGATTTGCTTGTCGGTGGCCGGCTTGCAGTTTTGGCATTTGAAGACATTCTTTGAGAGAAAGAAGCTcctctaa